In Theileria equi strain WA chromosome 3, complete sequence, the genomic window ACCGAAAAATTGACCATTCCCAGATCTAGGAAGAACTTTGATGAGCAGCAGCCTTCAAGGACTCCTTGAGCTTGTTGAACAAGTTGTCATCTGGCAACTCATGGGCATGTGGGCAGCCAGCATCCTTAAGCTTGGCAACGAAAGCCTCATGGGTGAGCTCCTCGTGAACCTTACCATTGAAGCCCAAAAAGACATCCTTTCCATCAACCAAGGCAACGTGGACAACAGCGATATCACCAGCCTTGCACTGAGACACGGCATTGACCTTGGCAACCTTCTTGCCAGCGGGAGCGGCCCAGGTGAAGTGGCCAGCGCAGTTGAAACCATTGACATCAGCACCAGCAGCGGCTTCGAAGACAACAGCCTTGAGACCATGGTGGTCACCATGAACTAGTTCACCAAGGGCGGCATCTGGGTTCTTGAAGTCCAAAACGGCAGCAGAGGCAGCGAGGACGCTGACGGCAGAGAAGAGGATAGCGGCGACTTTCATTCTGTAACGAATCCAAGGATTAAAGCGTGTGTGACGAGAAGACAAAGTGAATGAACATGCTGGCTAAGGCCGGCTGAGATGATGGGGAGAAGTCATGGGGGTGGCAGGGAAGAAGACAGGAGTGACCTATGTCCTTCCACGGTCCTTCTTGCTACCGTTTTCTGGCTGCTATGAGTACTTGTGGCATTACTGTACCCTGTTTGAGTGTTGTGAGTCTGAGATTGGCGTCTGGAGTCCACCATTATGGCCACTTGAGAGACCTCTCTTCCGGGACTTGTCTAATGAGTCATACACGTTCCCCTTTCAGCCCGTAGTGGTCATAACTGTTTGTAGTCCACTGTAGAGTCTCCTTCTTTGGTTGGTTGTTCCAGTGACCAACTATGTGTCTGTAGCAAAGCGGAGGACGAGTCCCGAAGAGTGAGGGATGCGAGCAGGCGACTGGAAGGAGCCTAAAAGAGTACTCTTCTCAGCACTACCAGAGGTAGtaatgacctaccgacgtcggagactaggtagtttaTAATGACTATCCGACTGAAGGGAGGATAGgagtgatggagactctgGATTCTTGTGGCTGAAAGGATGAGCAaagtgaatagaggagaaGTGGCAagtatacgcagtatatgAGTCTGAATTGTCAGTTGCTCTTACTctagtagactctttagagactctctCATTCTACTAGTAGTACTAGGAGGACGACTGAAGGGAGGATAGAGTGGTGACTATGAGTGTTTCTAATAGATGAGTCTTGTGACTGTGGCGACTGTAAGGAGCCCGTGTAACCATTGTAGATGATAGTCTCTGGtcctccattctcagtGGACTCTAATGGAGAGCCTCCATTCCACCTCCGGTGGCAGTGCCTCGAGAGGTTGACCTCTTAGTGTTACTTCCCAGTTGGATCAGTGACTATCATTCTAGTCTCATTTCTGACACATTCTACACTTGCATTCCTACTGCATCTACATCTTTCTTGTCATCTCTGCATCTCTCTTGCTTTAACTATTGGCTGCTCTCTACTCCAACATACTGTTGAGTGGACTGTGttatggactcggtggaattttatggagagtTGATAGATATTGAGGTTGTATCgactgacgtgagtgttgattgtactactgaagactgctttgatagttgttcatcttgttctgtggatactctctctgacgATGAGCTgcttgtgagggaggatgagtgtATGGAGAGtactaatggaggaagtgCTTGATAGAGATGTAGCATATAGTAACTAGGGGTGTGAATGATCATGTATCTTAGTACTGGATTcagaagaatgatgaatGGGTGGGATAGTGGACATTCATTCGGGCTTTCTAAAGTAATAGAGGACACTGGACTATGAATTGTGATTTGGTCTTGCAGGACTAGGTGCTGTTCTATGGAAAACTGCTCCTGCTACTCTTAAAGGTCTTGGATATGCAGCTCTTGCAACAGGTGTTGCTGGATTAATCTGTATTTGGACggaaactctataatcgctataaaggagatccttgggttaggcagatttaatgggtgtctatggagacccttgggttagacaaatttaggagtctatggagatgcTCTAGATGTTCCTATGGAATctgtactgagtagttggtcttaatttgttggtttgtttttgtttcatgttagctgtttctgttcttgttgGGTAGTTTACTCTCTTCTCTAGGTCGACTGCTGCAGGATCCTTTTTTAGCCTTTGGTCTCCCATTCATCCACACTGATCATTCTGgtcacaccagttgagagtTGGGAGTAGTATGAGGATCTTGGCAGTGCTATGGACGGTGTGTTTGGTAAAATTGTGTTATAGTGGGAGTGATTTACAACCACAAAATTCCCCTGAAGCTACTGGACaagaatctccagaggcTGTAAAGCCTTTAAGCCCTTTCCTCACCAAGGTCGATGGATCCTTATTCGATGTAGAGGAGGCTGAGGAATATGCTGTTAAGGTTCTAAAGCTGACCAGTAAGAAGGGTGTTACTGCTAAGAATGTAAGgtatgatggaaaggacATATGGTCTGCCAGGGCTGTAGTTGGTTCTCCTTGTTCTTCAGCAACTCTTTACTTTGATGGAGATAAGCCTACTCTGGCTGTTATAAGGACAACAGGTTTCTTTGGTGGCGAATCCACGGTCTACAAGTACTATGATGGTAGTAAGTGGCAGAAcgataatgaagatgacCATAAAAAGAGGCGGGCTGCTCTGAAGAAGTATAAGCATGCACTTCCTGCCACTCTAGACCTTGTCACTCCAGATAGTAAGAAGATTGATGTGTATACAGAAACAGAATCCGGAGCATCCTTCCAGGAGTATTCTCCGAAGAGGGCTTTCCACATATCCTCTGTTGTAGACTCTGGAGCTACTCTATGGGAGGCTTCTGGAGCTGGCCAAAAGTGTAAACTTGTAGAGTCTTATGCTAAGGATGGTGTAGAACTTCTTTACCTGGAGACTTCCGGTGGTAGTGGTACTAAGTCtaagtactttgaaaagactgGTGGAGTATGGAATGAGCTCAAGAAGGATCAGTTTTATGAGAAAGCAAAGGCATTgattggagaatctggagagGATACTTCTCTAAATATCTCTCATCCGAGTAGAATACTGTGCCAATCCTTCGACTACACTTTTGACGGTAATGCCATAAGACTTATAGTTCCCAAGGAGGGTGTAACCGTTACAAAGTTGGTAGTTGGCACTGAAGAGGTTTATACCCTTTCATCTGGAGAAACATTCGAGTATGCTAAGGCATATCTTAACAAAGATGGTAGACCTGAACTTGTGTTGGTTACCCTAGACAATTCCTCCGGAGACTCAAAGAAGGCTTACTCTAGGAGTGAATGTGGTAAGTGGGTAGCATGTACCAATAGTGATGCTAAGATGAATGGTTTAAGAACCCCTACCGGAGCGAGGTTCTGCACTTCAGTTGACCTTTCATTAGCCAATAGCACTGACGAATGCAGTATCTTTGAGGTGGAACTACTGGGTGTTACCACTAGACAATTTTATCCTAAACCAGGCTATCTTGCCAAGGAGATATGAGATGGTGAAAAGAAACTATGGAA contains:
- a CDS encoding signal peptide-containing protein (encoded by transcript BEWA_011700A), which encodes MKVAAILFSAVSVLAASAAVLDFKNPDAALGELVHGDHHGLKAVVFEAAAGADVNGFNCAGHFTWAAPAGKKVAKVNAVSQCKAGDIAVVHVALVDGKDVFLGFNGKVHEELTHEAFVAKLKDAGCPHAHELPDDNLFNKLKESLKAAAHQSSS
- a CDS encoding signal peptide-containing protein (encoded by transcript BEWA_011710A), whose product is MRILAVLWTVCLVKLCYSGSDLQPQNSPEATGQESPEAVKPLSPFLTKVDGSLFDVEEAEEYAVKVLKLTSKKGVTAKNVRYDGKDIWSARAVVGSPCSSATLYFDGDKPTLAVIRTTGFFGGESTVYKYYDGSKWQNDNEDDHKKRRAALKKYKHALPATLDLVTPDSKKIDVYTETESGASFQEYSPKRAFHISSVVDSGATLWEASGAGQKCKLVESYAKDGVELLYLETSGGSGTKSKYFEKTGGVWNELKKDQFYEKAKALIGESGEDTSLNISHPSRILCQSFDYTFDGNAIRLIVPKEGVTVTKLVVGTEEVYTLSSGETFEYAKAYLNKDGRPELVLVTLDNSSGDSKKAYSRSECGKWVACTNSDAKMNGLRTPTGARFCTSVDLSLANSTDECSIFEVELLGVTTRQFYPKPGYLAKEI